The bacterium genomic interval TCCTTATCATCTCTTTATTCCGATAAAGTGCTCTACGCAACAGATGATAATCTTTTAGATGACCTATACCTGCTTCAATCCTTAATCGCATCTTTATCGCTTTCTTATGCTCAGGTGTTTGATTTAATTCCCTTGTTTGTAGTCTCCTCTTATGCTCATCTTCAATAATCTCTACTGTTCGGTAAGTTACAGTAGTACAAAATCCTCTCAATTCACATTCAGCACAAGATATCCCTTCAAACCTTGTCTTCCTATCTTTACGAGGTTTCTTACCCAACCTCTTCATTTGCTTGCCTGCTGGACAAAGA includes:
- a CDS encoding transposase — its product is MFEFNKEGYLLCPAGKQMKRLGKKPRKDRKTRFEGISCAECELRGFCTTVTYRTVEIIEDEHKRRLQTRELNQTPEHKKAIKMRLRIEAGIGHLKDYHLLRRALYRNKEMIRIQQLMSVSSANIEKLLRAKSDMEL